CTCTGTCTCTTTAGCTGTAGACCAAAGATACCACTAGCACTTACCTCATTtgattggaaaaataaattagataatgCACAGTATCCAAAGATAGTATACACTTAATAAATGACAGCCAATAACTACTGTGATTTTTTCCCCTATATGCCAAAAGCAAGATGTAAGTGCCATACAGTTTACTGCTTGAGGGCAGATCCTGGAGTGAAGAGCCATGACGTAAACTCTGACATTCAATAATCCCTCAAATGACAAAATATTAGAGCAAACGAAATGAAGAACTTCCAGATGTACTGGAGATAAGCAAGAGAAATACATGAATGggaataaaatactgaaaatagcaaaaacaaatagAGCACCAAAGGAAGGTCATTCTTATAATCTGCATTAGTAAAGAACCTACTCTAAAGCAGCCTAAACAGGTGGAAGGAACATAGGCCCTGGAAAACCTTTTGTGACTGAAGTTCTGCCCAATACTTGTTAGCTGGTTATCTTGGATGCTGCttcagtgagcctgtgtgtaTGATCAGGCCAcacaagatggctgttctcttgctctctgtacatcccctgatCGAACAGTCCCTGCTTCACCTCACCCTAGTCACAGGACTGACCTTTCCTCTTAATCATAGAGCTTATCACTATCTGCTTAAGTGCTTGCCCCAGCTCCAACCAGAAATTTTTCTGATTCTTAGAACAGAACGGCTCCAGCATGCTGGGTTATTAAAGGGAAATATCTGCCCCCTTGATGGTTGTTAACCAAAGGGACAGTGAGGGATGTcttcctctgctggtttccccggtaactgatgagcccacctgacatcaGTCCCCCCTATAATTGGTACACTGGTACacccccccacccaacccccacCATGAagactgctgccatgtcctgtCTGCTGTTGGTACAGAGTGGGGAGTCACTCTAGAACtttgcttcagacgtgtaagatCCCCTGTTcaataaaccattgatgtctctgttgctgtctCCAGGCATTTTCTTTGGTCTCGAGGCTGGCCAATTACAGGACTTGCAGGCCTACAGGGTGCAGCCTAACACTGTGATTCTTCTgattacctgtaaaatggagataataataaggCCCCAGTTCTTAGAAGGATTTAATGAGATGATGTACCCTGCTTCCAAGTGTGTTCTTGGGACCCGGGTGAGGTGCACAAATAAAAGTTACTATGAAAAAGAcattacatagattttttttctttcaacaaaataattattaaataatatgagaaataaaaataagtgtaaTTTAATAAATGTTCCACCACAAAGTGAGCTTCCCTGGGTCATATAGCTTTATATTTCCTGAGTTAGACATATAATAGTGGCTCAATTAAATAGTACATTAATTAACCAGTATTTTCTCAGATCTGTACTAAGTATCACTGGGGGCATGGAAAATTATCATAAGTAGTATGTGGACTTTGGTGTTTAAAATGTTGAAACAGAGAGTGAAAATATCATTCCCTTTTCTACTCTCTTTAAATCTTTCTGATTAAGTAACTGGGAAAGCATTAATTTGGTGCTAGCAGATCTTTAAGGCCTTGCAAACACTTGTTAATCCTTGCCCCCTTCCCCAGTCTTTCAACTTCATAACAAAGAACAAGTTTCAGACTCAAAGTAGTAGGCAGCAAATAGCATATAACTGAAAttgaataatatatacatatatttacatatttacatattgttTTATACTTGTATTCTGTTCATGGTCAGAGGCAGGAATTTTCCACTATGgttgtcttttaaaatacattgatttcattttttttttttttttcttttttgaccgaGCAGCcctgcttgcaggatcttagttccccgacctgggatcgaacctgggcccacagcagtgaaagtgtagagtcctaaccactggactgccagggaattcccctaaagaatatatttttttaaaatattaagtaaacaaTAATATAGATTGCACCctgatacagaaaaaagaaaaaaatcataaaagtggAACTCAAATAACTGAAGTTTGAACAATACTGAATAAAATAAGCAATGTCATAAACCAGTAAATGGCAAAATGGCACTAttgttatattttatactttatataaattatagatctatatatgttatataaatatataaattatataacattAATATAACACTACTTATgtataattgtatatataaaatgtaatataattaatatttattattattacatcaaaCTGTATTTAATATTAACTGCTGTAGGAATTTGGAGGGAGTAATGTTATTCTGGAATGTGGCAATCTGGGAAAGTTTCTTGGAAGAAGTATAACAAGGTTTGACCTTAAAAGAAAGGATCGCTAAGGTTTCAGTTGGTATATTATCAACTAAATATGTTGGGTAACACATTATTCCAAAATTGagcagcttaaaacagcaaacatttattacctCATAGAGTTTCttagggtcaggaatctgggagcagCTTAGGTGGTAGTCCGATTCAAGATCTCTCACAAAGCTGCAATCAGGTCATCTAAACCTTAGATTCTAAAGGCTTGACTGGGACTGGAGCTTCTAAAGTCCAAGAAAAAGCTTGTTTATAatgctgttggctggaggcctcagtACCTCACCATGTGGATATCTCTATAAGGTTACTCATGACAAGGGCTGGCTTCCTTCCTCTGGAACAAGTGATCCAAGAGAGTGGGAGTGATCAAGATGGAAGTCCGTTATCGAATCTTGAAAGTGACATACCATTACTTCTGTCATACCCTGTTGACCATAACGCTGGAGCAATGTGGGAAGGGCACCAATATTAGAAAGTAGGGGTCACTGGGTGCCATCTTAGAGGCTACTTCCCACAGTTGGCACAGAAGAGTGTGCCTCTCAATCCTCATAGCCATCAGCATTAGCTGGGGAATTTCAAATACCCCAGATGTCCAGGCCCCTCCTCTAATaaattgaatcagaatctctaggggcAAAGCTCTGcagtaatatattttttcaaagttctACCAGCAAGTTTGATGCATGATTAAAATTGGGAACCACTGGACACAAGAGGAGTGAGAAACTAGGAATGTAAAAGTGAGAGTGGCCCTTTGATTATTACCTAGTTACATGGATAATGTACCATGAGAAGAAATATGAGAGATTTCGCTCTCTTGGCTTGAGACAAGGGTGGAAATAAGGCCAGAAAAAGCTAAAGAAGTTGCAGAAAGGTTAAGATTCAGGAGTGGACGCACGTATTAAATGGTGGGTATGGGTTTGATGTTTGAAAGACATCCTTATTTGTCAGTGGCTCTTGTTTGTGTGGTCCCTGGTGACCCCCAACTGGAAACAGATTCAAAATCGGTGATTCTTCCACAGGAATTTGCTCAGTTCAGGAGGCTGTGGAGAAGAGGACTATTCTGGAACAAAAAGTAACTGCTGGGAGTAAAAGGCCTGGAGTTCCTATATCTGTAAGGAAGCGTCTGGTACTTCTTTGGGGTCCCTGATGCCCTGACTTGGCCTGGTAGTCCTTCTCTCTGACTTCTCGGAGAGGTTTCAGCAAAGAAGTAAAATGACACTTCCACACAGAGCACCATGCCCATTGTCCTTTTGAAGTCCAGGATCAGGGGTCAAAATGAGTCACAGCTGATCACCCAAAACCCACAGCTTTCTGCAGCTACTAAGAATTTGAAACATATAAGAATGAAATCCAAAGCCATTATACTGTCATATAAGGTCCGACACATTCTGGAAGGCCCCGTTCCCAGCACTGTTTCCCACCTCCAGCTATTTTGCCACCTCAGTCCCAGTCACATTGGCCACCTGCTGTCCCTTGTCTAACACCGGGTATTTCCCCCTTACCCCACATATACATTCGGGGCCTCTTGTTCCTGCTTCCTTCTGCCTAGAAGAATCTTCCCCAGTGGCCCACTCCCTTGTCTCTTCATCTTTGTTAAAATTTCACCTTCTTGATGAGCATTCTGTgattatgttatttaaaatggAAGATACAAAACCAttctttatcttccttttctgctttgttttcctcCCAAATGTTTAATGTTCATTATCTTCTGACattcttttgttgctgttttttttttatgtgcatGTCTGTTCCCACATTAGAAAATAAACTCTATGTGTGCATGACTTCCTTTCTGTTTAGTTCATTGATATATTTCTGGCACCTAGAAGAGTTTATGGGACATAAtatgtgctcaacaaatatttattgaaagaaaaaatgaactaGAAAACACTGTACAGACTGAACTTTGAGATTCAGTTTCATAAATGAAGATGACCTTAAGCCTTTCAAATGCCAAATAGATGTATAAGAttcctttttaatatatacaaaatatgtgCATAATAATTCTTAGACATTCACAAAGCAGTCTCACTGATCCTCACAGTAGTCATGTGACTAGGAATTGCTGTTATCCCCAGTTTACTGATAGGGAAACTGTGTTTCAGAGAAGCCAAAATCTTGGCCTCTTAAAGTAAGTGGCAAATGTTTTAGGAATTGGTCTCCTAATTTCAAGTGTAGGTCCCATAGGCCAATCATAACAGTGGACACAGGTAATGttgattaaaaatgaattataagggaattctctggcagtccagtggttaagactctgtgcttccaatgcagtggtCGGATAtctagatcccacaggccatggcacggcccaaaagaaaaaaaaaaattgtaaaataaaatgttaaatactgAAAGAATACTCTAGAAATAAATCACACTTCTTAGGTCTAATGGAGATAAAGGCATAAAGATATAGGAAAGACTGGGAGGTCCCGGCTTGCATATAGAcagggtgtatgtgtgtgggagaggttgaaataaaaaggaaaaaaactctgGAGAAACTTCAAGAAGGTAAAACAATGCAAGTTGGAATAATCAGAGAGGCGATTAGATTTGGGATTGGCTTTGCAGGACAGACAGGATTTAGATGGTAGAGGAACTGGGGCTtaacagaaacagaatggagaacgGCTATATGGTGCATTTCAGGAAATAACTGTATCTTTCTAGGCCTAATATTAGTCATGTCTTCACTACATCAATAACAATTCTAATTTCATATTCAATGTTAATTGATGTAGTAAAGAAATGAACTAATATTAAACTCCATAAATATTCTGCATGTTTCTAGTGACCTTTTTGAGGCTACAGGGAAGGCAATCACTGGCTTTTGTCTACAATTTTGGCTTAACTCTCCTTTGCTCCTGAGCTCATAAGTTCAGCCCCAATTTTGTGCTTTCTATTCCCAGAAGCCCAAGGCCTCCTGTCTTTTAATGGGAAAAGATTGAATAATATCTAGAAAAACAGTAAAGATGTTGGGTTTTACCATCTTAATATCTGATAGTCTGTAGCATGTTTGGGACTTATATTTCCACACTGATTCTTGAGAATGCCTAATTAGCTCTGAAATATGGGCCTAAACACCGGGAGATTGCGCTTCCCCCTTGGAGAAAAATgccatccttcaggtctcaaagACTGCCTTTTCATTTAGAATTTCTCCCTTATTACAAGGGGGAAAAAGGTAAAGAGGAAACAGAGTGAGATGAAATGTGGAGCTGACTCAGAAAAGAAACTGATACTCTTAAATTCTttttcccaattaaaaaatttgacCATGTAAAAATAATAGTGAACAGAAATGCCATTCCCAAAAGGGGTGAAACATTAAAACTTAAGAATAATGCAGCAGGATCAAATTACATGAAAAATCTAAAGGGGACACAACCTGcttgttttcctttaattcattttttgggGTGATATTTATAAAGCATGGGGAGGGTCAGGGCATGGAATGGCAAGTGTATGACTGCTGAAAAATGATGTAAGATAAGTAAACGTTCAGTTAAAGAGCATTTGAAATTTGCTAGCCACTAACTTACTCAAAGATTGATCCTCAGAGTAAAGCTGAGCTGGacggtaagtgaaataagcacaATAAAATTCGTTTTGGGTGATGGCTGTAACATGTACAACTTGTTGTCAGATCATCTTATTTGAAATACCACAAACCCAAAATCTAACTTGTTGCACAAATTAAACAGCATTTACTAAAGGCTTCAGATTAATATTGCTTTTGTCGACCTCTAAAGCTGTTTAAACTAAGTGCCAGTTCTCTTTGGAAAGCGTGGATGGCTCTGAAAAGAGCCTTTGGATGTGACGGAACCTGATCAACTGCTTTGCAGCCAGTGGCTCACTTGGAGCTGGTGTACTTAGTGACAGCCTTGGTGCCCTCAGACACGGCGTGCTTGGCCAGCTCGCCGGGCAGCAGCAGGCGCACGGCCGTCTGGATCTCCCTGGAGGTGATGGTAGAGCGCTTGTTGTAATGCGCCAGGCGCGACGCCTCGCCCGCGATGCGCTCGAAGATGTCGTTAACGAACGAGTTCATGATGCCCATGGCCTTGGACGAGATGCCGGTGTCCGGGTGGACCTGCTTCAGCACTTTGTACACGTATACGGAATAGCTCTCCTTGCGGCTGCGCTTGCGCTTCTTGCCGTCTTTCTTCTGAGCCTTGGTCACCGCCTTCTTGGAGCCTTTTTTCGGGGCAGGAGCGGACTTGGCAAGCTCAGGCATGGTGAAGAGGAGTTAACAAAATCCTCCAGAAACAAAAAGTGAGCAATGGGCGAGGCGAGTCCATTTTATTTACAACTGCATATGCAAATGAGACTTAGTAAAGTTCTATGTCTGATTGGCGAATACTGGTAATGACGTCATTATCAATTTTGTCCAATCAGAACGCGCATTTAAAGGACCGACACGTCCTCTTTTAAAACGGAACTACTACTTTGCCCAATGGAATAGCTCCTTTTTCGCGCCCAGCTGCAGCTATAAAATGTgcgtttttcttctttctccttagtTGTTTCTGGCGTAGGCTTTAAAATACTGCAGTATGTCTGGACGTGGCAAGCAAGGAGGCAAAGTTCGCGCCAAGTCCAAGACCCGGTCTTCTCGCGCTGGGCTCCAGTTTCCCGTGGGACGAGTGCACCGCCTGCTCCGCAAGGGCAACTACGCTGAGCGTGTCGGGGCCGGCGCACCGGTGTACTTGGCGGCGGTGTTGGAGTACTTGACGGCAGAGATCCTGGAGCTGGCGGGCAACGCGGCCCGCGACAACAAAAAGACGCGTATCATCCCGCGTCACCTGCAGCTGGCCATCCGCAACGACGAGGAGCTCAACAAGCTGCTAGGCAAAGTCACCATCGCTCAGGGCGGCGTCCTGCCCAACATCCAGGCGGTGCTGCTGCCCAAGAAGACCGAGAGTCACCACAAGGCCAAGGGCAAGTAAGGCCTCAAGAGCAACGCCTTCGAAACCAAAGGCTCTTTTCAGAGCCACCTATTTTTTCTGCAGAGGAGCTGCGACAGTAGTTTCACTTAACTCCATTGTCATTATTGCCTGGGGAAAagaaattaatgtaattaatttgGCAAGCAGTTTGAGCCACTTTTCGGACTCCTGGTCATGTCCTCGGAATGTCAGGAAGAAATCAAGAGCTTTGGTAAGGAAGTGAGTGCAGTATCAAGGTGCAAAATCAATCTAAGTATCTATCTTTAAGGGCCCCTGAGGACAATCAGAACACTTTCTCGGCTTATTTGCAGTAACTCGACCTCTGCCAGTGCTAAGGTTCTGCTCTGTGCCTTGATTCCTGCAACATCAGATTAAAAATAGATGAACTTCTACCATTTGAACAGAAACAGTTGACCTATCTGAACGTGACGCGGAACTTTAAAAAGTTCCTTGTAGCCATTAAACACCCAGGAACCAAAATGTCTTAAAATGGTCAGCAACTCACATTTTAACATGTTTTTGGACAATTTTGCAGAGGTTACTGGATCCAGAAGGTCAAAATTTTCTAACtttgttgtattttaaaaagaatatcatGTTTTTCGCTTTGAGTTCCAAGCAGGAGGAAGGTGAAAACATTGAGTGGAAGTAGAGGGCAATTTTTCTTGGCAAGCGGCCGAGAATAAAATATATACGTTACTCAGTGCACAGCTGTTTTCAGAGATCTCTGGGTGGCTCTGAAAAGAGCCTTTGGGGTTTGCTTCTTAAGCGGCAACTTCCTACTTCTTTTTGGGAGCCGCCTTCTTTGCCTTTGCAGCTTTGGGTTTTGCTGCCTTAGGCTTGGCGGCTTTGGGTTTCGCCGCTTTTGGCTTCACTGCCTTAGGCTTCGCGGGGCTCTTAACAGCCTTCTTCGGCTTTGCCGCGGCTTTGGTTTTCTTGGGACTCTTGGCCACCTTTTTGACGCCAGCGGCTGCGGGCTTCTTCGCCTTCTTGGGAGTCTTCTTCACCGCTTTCTTCGCTCCCGCAGCCTTCTTGGGCTTTTTAGGGGTGGCCCCTGCGGGTTTTTTCGCTTTAGCAGCCCCCGCCTTCTTGGCCTTCGGCTTGGTTTCCCCGGTGGGCGCCTTCCTATTGAGCTTAAAGGAGCCAGAAGCACCCGTGCCCTTGGTCTGCACAAGGGTACCCTTGCTCACCAGGCTCTTGAGACCCAGCTTGATTCGACTGTTGTTCTTCTCCACGTCGTAGCCGCCAGCTGCCAGTGTCTTCTTGAGCGCTGCCAAAGAAAGGCCATTGCGCTCTTTGGAGGCGGCCACAGCCTTAGTGATCAGCTCGGAAACTGGGGGGCCGGTCGCCTTGCGCTTAGCCGCGCCACCGCTCGCGGATTTCTTAGTAGACTTCTTCTTGGCAGGGGATTTCTCCACCGACGCCGGAGCAGCCGTCTCAGCAGGAGCAGTTTCCGACATGGCGATGAGGAAAAACTGCTAGAAGAAGAGAGATTCAAAACCCAAAGAGCAAGTTTTGCAATGCTACCTTGCTCGGGCCCGGGGCTTATATAAGCCGGTGCTGCCCTGTGATTGGTGGAGCGTCCGATCCACCGCCCTCAGGCAGCCGGCTCTCGTGGTTGGACTCCCAAATTGTGTTTGTTAGTCCCAAAATTTGATTAAATGCTAAAAACAATGGTACAGAATTTGACTCTTTGAAGCTCCAAAGGAGGAAAACAGCCTCCATGTTCACatacttgtttgtgtttttatgaaTCACGCGCAATtaatgaaagatatttttaaaaatcccttcagCTTTTCATATGTGTCTATCGGGCGTAAGGCATCGAGCTAGTTAGTTGCATGTTGCAATAAATTTTTACTAAATATCAAGTAACCGTCTTTTAAAAGGCTTTGTCCCTAAGTTCGGCCTTTGATTTTTGCAAGAGGAAAGACAATAGGTTCCGTGGTTTTGCCATAAACTTTGTTTCAAACTGCGGCAAGTAACACAGGCGCAGGACAGCTGGTTGCCTACAGCCCAAAATTAACCATATAGATCTTACTTTAAAAACCGGTTCTGCCTCCCAAGGAGTTTCCACGTGCCAATGTCTTTAGAGAATGGGATTTTGCTGCTAGGAAAAGTTCTGTTGCCAAAGTGACTTCTTCCAGGAGGAATAGAAATTGCTTTGGCTACAGGATCCAATGACCTGCATTCAAAcaaatttggtttgtttttgattGAGATGCTTTCTCTCTTTAATTCCTAAGCGAATCCAATAAagtaagaacaaagaaaaatgctTAGCCCCGATAATGTGTTTTAGAAAAAACCCTGAAACCTGCTAAAAATTATTCAAGGGCTTCCAGTAGCCCTCGAAAGCGCAAACTGTTTAGATGGCGTGGGACTTTGTCCCTCTTTCATGGTGCTTTTCCCAATGCTCTCAAACTCCTTACCTCCATCAACATTTAACAGATTGCACGGTCAAAACACCCTCTTTTGTAGGACATCAGTATggatatttttgtgtgtttaagtGAAGATAGACCTGTATCTTCCAGTGAAATAATTGGCCACTGACTAAGTGTGGACTGGCTCTTAAGGGACTGGAGGTTATAGAAGTTTAAGAGAATTCAGGAAAACATTAACATCCAAGGGAACTGAGGCAATGACCAGGAAGTGGAATGGAGGATGAAGTCTGCTATTTattgggaggtgggagggggaggcatGGACAGGATTTTGTGCCTGGATGGGGTGATGATTAGGATCTCTCATGCAATCAACAGTCAATTCTCTCCTGTGAAAAACTGTAGGCCAATACACTTCATCTCTTCAGGAGCTCCTGGAGTTGAAACTATAGCCTACTATGGCCAAATCTAGACAGTGGCCTATTTTTGTATGGCCGTCGAGCtgagtttttctatttttaaattgtatttttaaaaaactgtgacaGACTGTATGTtgcctgcaaaacctaaaatatttactatttgtctCTTTTGCTGTTTTGTATTCCttctcacagacacagttcatgGTGTGTTGCTACAGGCCTGCCTCTTTCAGGACTATGCAAATCGAGATCTAAAGAAAAGGAGATCTTAACAAGAAAATGTTCCAACCAAGTATTTCCCACTTTTTCAATCACAAAACTTTCAGAAAATttgggaagggggttgggggaagtcATGCTTTACAGGAGAGGAGCATAATAAAAAGagctaacattcattgagcatTTAAGTGCCAGGAACTAATCTAAGCATGCCCTACAAACTAATTCGTCTGCTACATTTTACAGCTGTTCTAGGTGAGTCTCAGAGAGAAGATGAGTAATTTAGCAAAGATTATACAGCTAGTAGTAATTGGCAGCTGTGAGGCTTGAACCTCGACCACTATTTCTTTCTGCAAAAGAAAGGCAAGAGGCACATTTTCTGAAGTCAAGGAGCTAGGGTACTtggcaaaaacaaaccaaaaaaaacccctttaTTTGCCATTTACACAATTATCCACAGAAACCAATAAACTTTCGCAAGGTATGGGCCAGTTTTCCTTCAGTCGCTTCGTGTAGCCAAAGGCTTAATGGTTGTATCACTTTAAGTATGCTTTCCCAGAAACAGCTCGCTAGGCTGACTAGGAGCACAGAATACAGTAACCTCCGTCTGCAGCTTAATCTCCAAATACGCAGCACTGAAGTGACAATAACAATTGAGCCCACAACAGCTATTTCATCAAAACCCTCctgccatttttcttttggggGTAACATGTATCCTCTAGAATGAACAGTTCCTTTTTGGTGACAGTTGAAGGGCTCTGAAAAGAGCCTTTTCGGATGAGGTATATTAATAGGAAACGGTGTAAGATTTAAGCTCTTTCCCCGCGGATGCGACGGGCGAGCTGGATGTCCTTGGGCATGATGGTGACGCGCTTGGCGTGGATGGCACACAAGTTGGTATCCTCGAAGAGCCCCACCAGGTAGGCCTCGCACGCCTCCTGCAGCGCCATCACGGCCGAGCTCTGGAAGCGCAGGTCGGTCTTGAAGTCCTGCGCGATCTCGCGCACCAGGCGCTGGAACGGCAGCTTGCGGATCAGCAGCTCCGTGGACTTCTGGTAGCGGCGGATCTCGCGCAGGGCCACCGTGCCGGGCCGGTAGCGGTGCGGCTTCTTCACGCCACCCGTGGCCGGCGCGCTCTTGCGGGCCGCCTTGGTGGCCAGCTGCTTGCGCGGCGCCTTGCCGCCTGTGGACTTGCGAGCGGTCTGCTTAGTGCGAGCCATGCACAGGTAGCGCCAATTATTTAACAGTAGTAAGACAAGCCAGTCGTCCCAATATATATAGGGACCCTCGCGTCTTGATTGGACAATAGACTGCTGCCTCCCTCGCCTGCCCCGCCCTTCCCCGCCCACAGAATTGGTTCTGGGCTTATTCCTCAAAGAAAAGGAAGCGTTTTCCCGCCTCTACTTCGGTCATTAGGATAATGTACAGAGGAAATATCTTGTTGGCTTTAAAAGACTGCAGGATGCATCAAAATTCTTAAAGTGTTATCTAGAGAATCTCAAAGTGCCTTgcactattttaaatacagtacaAGATGTCATGACTGGGTTCTTGACCAAAATAGTTTACtgaataacataaaagggaaccaGCTTATGATAAAAGGAGGTATTGAAAGTCGAAATCCAGCCATGTTCTATGCTAGTAGTCTCAAACTTCAGCGTGCTTAAGAACCTCTCAGCTTATTAAAACGAAGGTCGGCCAACTTTTTCTGCAAAAAAACGTATGATAGTATTTTGGGCATTGCTCGCTACACTGTATCATTACTTTGCCCTTGACGTGGGAGTGCGAGCGCAGTTAGGTTAAATAGGTTAAATGAGTTCGGCTTACACTAAACCTCTGTAAAAACTGGCAACGCAGCTGAGTTATCAGAGAATTTGCCACTGTAGGTGGAAAGGCTGACGAGGGACTGCCTGGGGACTGCGACCACGCGCAACTTAAACTCAACTTCAAATTtttagccccccccccccaaaccacCAACCCAACACTACTGCTCCAAAATACTTCAAATGGGCCTTAATGCCTACAGCTCTTTAACAGATTTAGTGGGTGGCCCTAAAAAGGGCCTTTAAGCGACGTTATGATGCCTTGGAACAACTCTAGCCACCAAAGCCGTACAGAGTGCGTCCCTGGCGCTTGAGCGCGTAGACCACGTCCATAGCGGTGACAGTCTTGCGCTTGGCGTGCTCAGTGTAGGTAACGGCGTCCCGGATCACATTCTCCAGGAACACCTTCAGCACCCCACGGGTCTCCTCATAGATGAGGCCGGAGATGCGCTTCACCCCGCCACGCCGAGCTAGGCGTCGGATGGCGGGTTTGGTAATCCCCTGGATGTTATCGCGCAGCACCTTGCGGTGGCGCTTGGCACCTCCTTTCCCCAGGCCCTTCCCACCCTTGCCGCGACCAGACATCTCGACAATTCGATTAAGTATAATACTCCAATTCACACAGGCGGTGTTTTATATAGTGGTATATCGGACCTGGTTGGGAACCGCTCAGGCCAGCTGCGTCTCTTCAGGGAGGCTCCAGACCCGAAGCCCCGCCCACGTTTTCAGCAAACTGGAAAGGGCGGTGCTTAAACTACTTGGTCAGAACCGGCGCCTAATAAAAATCCCTCAGCCCAACTTATACATTGTGTTGCGCTCGCCCGCCCCTGGAAGACCTTTCTTTTGGTTTGGTCAGGACTTGCTgtccgttttgttttgttttgttttgttttctgccatCTCTTAGCGACTTGTGGCTGCTGGAATGAATGGCGCATCTCAAGAGCGATGATTGTAGTCATTTGGGAGCTTTTGTGAAACCTCGTGGCTGGCCGCCTGATTGTAGATAGCTTCCAGGTGGGGTTCTTTGTCGTTCTCAGCGTCGGTGCCCTACCCCTTTTCCTTACTCATCCTATACCTTACTTTCCCTTCCCTCACTGGCTGCCACATTTTGGAGGGTAGTACTggctttttcaaattttcttcatCTCACTTAGAAACACTTCAGGAAGCTGTTCGAGGAAGGTCATCCTTTACCTGCAGTTTCCTTTGGTGAGTCCATGAACAAGTGAAAATGCCTCTCAGGGATTAccgccctgcccccctccccccgccccccccttcTCTCCTTTGTTGCACTGAGAAATCAAGTGCACCCAAAAACT
Above is a genomic segment from Eubalaena glacialis isolate mEubGla1 chromosome 7, mEubGla1.1.hap2.+ XY, whole genome shotgun sequence containing:
- the LOC133095045 gene encoding histone H2B type 1-L isoform X2, with protein sequence MPELAKSAPAPKKGSKKAVTKAQKKDGKKRKRSRKESYSVYVYKVLKQVHPDTGISSKAMGIMNSFVNDIFERIAGEASRLAHYNKRSTITSREIQTAVRLLLPGELAKHAVSEGTKAVTKYTSSKKKKKK
- the LOC133095045 gene encoding histone H2B type 1-L isoform X1, encoding MPELAKSAPAPKKGSKKAVTKAQKKDGKKRKRSRKESYSVYVYKVLKQVHPDTGISSKAMGIMNSFVNDIFERIAGEASRLAHYNKRSTITSREIQTAVRLLLPGELAKHAVSEGTKAVTKYTSSK
- the LOC133095037 gene encoding histone H2A type 1-like; translation: MSGRGKQGGKVRAKSKTRSSRAGLQFPVGRVHRLLRKGNYAERVGAGAPVYLAAVLEYLTAEILELAGNAARDNKKTRIIPRHLQLAIRNDEELNKLLGKVTIAQGGVLPNIQAVLLPKKTESHHKAKGK
- the H1-5 gene encoding histone H1.5 codes for the protein MSETAPAETAAPASVEKSPAKKKSTKKSASGGAAKRKATGPPVSELITKAVAASKERNGLSLAALKKTLAAGGYDVEKNNSRIKLGLKSLVSKGTLVQTKGTGASGSFKLNRKAPTGETKPKAKKAGAAKAKKPAGATPKKPKKAAGAKKAVKKTPKKAKKPAAAGVKKVAKSPKKTKAAAKPKKAVKSPAKPKAVKPKAAKPKAAKPKAAKPKAAKAKKAAPKKK
- the LOC133095661 gene encoding uncharacterized protein LOC133095661 translates to MARTKQTARKSTGGKAPRKQLATKAARKSAPATGGVKKPHRYRPGTVALREIRRYQKSTELLIRKLPFQRLVREIAQDFKTDLRFQSSAVMALQEACEAYLVGLFEDTNLCAIHAKRVTIMPKDIQLARRIRGERMSGRGKGGKGLGKGGAKRHRKVLRDNIQGITKPAIRRLARRGGVKRISGLIYEETRGVLKVFLENVIRDAVTYTEHAKRKTVTAMDVVYALKRQGRTLNKPRTNSVGGEGRGRRGRQQSIVQSRREGPYIYWDDWLVLLLLNNWRYLCMARTKQTARKSTGGKAPRKQLATKAARKSAPATGGVKKPHRYRPGTVALREIRRYQKSTELLIRKLPFQRLVREIAQDFKTDLRFQSSAVMALQEACEAYLVGLFEDTNLCAIHAKRVTIMPKDIQLARRIRGERA